One window of the Eucalyptus grandis isolate ANBG69807.140 chromosome 8, ASM1654582v1, whole genome shotgun sequence genome contains the following:
- the LOC104414693 gene encoding pentatricopeptide repeat-containing protein At5g66520, which yields MAIPLQPLSLLEVCSNMDELKQIHASMLKTGLVSEPIPLSRLIAFCSSPSSGDIKYARMLFNKTSSRNTFMWNAMIRGYSKSTEPGQALLLYTEMISNSVPHNTHTLPFLLKACSKLPSSKGTMQIHARVVKMGFGLDVFVINTLLHAYAVFGRMEIARLLFDQAPRRDKVSWNTMIDGYAKCGEVEVAFKLFKEMPERNVISWTTMISSFVKVGMNKEALNLFQDMLIAGVKPDNVALVSSLSACAHLGAVDQGRWIHTYIDRNHIQIDPELDCALIDMYGKCGHMEEAIRVFTKSKKKCVSTWTAAISGFAIHGQAREALDFYMQMQKERIKPNSITLTAILTACSHSGLVDEGKSIFKSITSVHNLNPTIEHYGCLVDLLGRAGLLKEAKEVIETMPIEPNAAIWGALLNVCKKHANVKLCKVIGKKLMEVDPGHGGRYIHAASIFAASGEWDEAVRIRRMMKEKGIKKFPGCSSITINGSVHDFFAGDCKHPQLKEIHQMWHQIVERLELEGYRPEVGNSLLDLDDEEKEVAIHQHSERLAIAFGLISTKPGTTIRVFKNLRICEDCHVVTKMISKIYSREIVMRDRTRFHLFRDGICTCGDFW from the coding sequence ATGGCTATTCCTTTGCAACCACTGTCTCTTCTTGAGGTCTGTTCAAACATGGACGAACTAAAGCAGATTCATGCAAGTATGCTCAAAACAGGCCTTGTTTCAGAACCCATCCCTTTAAGCAGACTTATTGCTTTCTGCAGCTCACCGAGTTCTGGTGATATCAAATATGCACGAATGTTGTTTAACAAGACTAGCAGTCGAAATACCTTCATGTGGAATGCAATGATCAGAGGATACTCCAAAAGCACAGAACCAGGGCAAGCGCTTCTTCTGTACACCGAGATGATTAGTAATTCAGTCCCCCACAATACTCACACCTTACCTTTCCTACTCAAAGCCTGTTCTAAGTTGCCATCCTCAAAAGGGACAATGCAAATCCATGCGCGAGTTGTGAAAATGGGATTTGGCTtggatgtcttcgtcatcaacACCCTGCTCCATGCATATGCTGTGTTTGGCAGAATGGAAATTGCACGCCTCCTCTTTGACCAGGCTCCTAGACGAGACAAAGTGTCATGGAATACAATGATCGATGGATATGCTAAGTGTGGTGAAGTAGAGGTAGCTTTCAAACTGTTCAAAGAAATGCCGGAGAGAAATGTAATCTCGTGGACGACGATGATATCTAGCTTCGTGAAAGTGGGAATGAACAAGGAGGCCTTAAACCTGTTTCAGGATATGCTGATTGCAGGTGTTAAACCAGACAATGTAGCTCTGGTAAGTTCACTTTCAGCATGTGCACATCTTGGAGCAGTGGATCAGGGCAGATGGATTCACACATATATAGACAGAAACCATATACAAATAGACCCAGAACTAGATTGTGCACTGATCGACATGTACGGCAAGTGCGGTCACATGGAAGAAGCTATACGAGTTTTCActaaatcaaagaagaaatgtGTCTCCACATGGACAGCAGCAATTTCTGGTTTTGCAATTCATGGACAGGCAAGAGAAGCACTGGATTTCTATATGCAAATGCAGAAAGAAAGGATCAAGCCAAATTCGATCACTCTCACTGCAATTTTGACTGCATGTAGCCACTCAGGACTAGTTGATGAAGGAAAATCAATCTTCAAGAGCATAACGTCAGTTCACAACTTGAACCCAACAATTGAGCATTATGGTTGCTTGGTTGACCTTCTTGGCCGAGCAGGGTTGCTGAAGGAAGCCAAAGAGGTGATTGAGACAATGCCTATCGAGCCAAATGCTGCCATTTGGGGAGCACTGCTCAATGTCTGCAAAAAGCACGCGAATGTCAAGTTATGCAAAGTAATTGGGAAGAAACTGATGGAAGTAGACCCTGGACATGGTGGCCGATATATTCATGCGGCGAGTATTTTTGCAGCATCAGGAGAATGGGATGAAGCAGTGAGAATAAGaagaatgatgaaagaaaaaggaattaaaaaatttccaggGTGCAGCAGCATTACCATAAATGGGTCCGTTCACGACTTTTTTGCTGGCGACTGTAAACACCCGCAACTTAAGGAGATTCATCAAATGTGGCATCAGATAGTGGAGAGACTCGAACTAGAAGGATATAGACCTGAAGTTGGGAATTCGCTCCTTGATCTTGATGATGAGGAAAAAGAGGTGGCCATTCATCAGCACAGTGAGAGGCTGGCAATTGCATTCGGGTTAATCAGCACCAAACCAGGGACGACCATTCGAGTCTTTAAAAACCTTCGTATTTGTGAGGACTGCCATGTAGTAACAAAGATGATCTCCAAGATTTACTCTAGGGAGATAGTCATGCGGGATAGAACTCGTTTTCATCTGTTCAGAGATGGAATATGTACCTGTGGGGACTTCTGGTGA
- the LOC104414694 gene encoding LOW QUALITY PROTEIN: putative glucose-6-phosphate 1-epimerase (The sequence of the model RefSeq protein was modified relative to this genomic sequence to represent the inferred CDS: inserted 1 base in 1 codon) — protein MATVSSTTSSLATATFPSSRRFPRSVSLSLSLCDSLSAIGIGIASRISGFVVVWLRSTAVAEAVQVRTAVSRRDGVRERGEGAAAAAAAAGVSVTEGEGXLPKLVLTSAHGSEAEIYLYGGCITSWKVAKDKDLLFVRPDAVFNKKKPISGGAPHCFPQFGPGPMQQHGFARNMDWSVAESQSEDGNPIVTLELKDGPYSRSMWDFSFQALYKIILREKSLSTELIITNTDTKPFSFNTALHTYFRASVTAASVKGLKGCKTLNKDPDPKNPLEGKEERDIVTFPGFVDCIYLNAPSEVILDNGLGDTISIQNTNWSDAVLWNPYLQMEACYRDFVCVENAKIGNVQLEPKQSWVAKQILSVA, from the exons ATGGCGACCGTTTCTTCCACGACCTCTTCGCTCGCCACTGCTACCTTCCCCAGCTCTCGCCGATTCCCCCggtcggtctctctctctctctctctctgcgattCGTTGTCCGCAATCGGCATTGGAATCGCGTCGCGAATTTCCGGTTTTGTTGTTGTGTGGCTGAGATCGACGGCTGTCGCGGAGGCGGTGCAGGTACGGACGGCGGTGTCGCGTCGGGATGGCGTTCGCGAGCGCGGAGAAggggctgcggcggcggcggcggcggcgggagtgAGCGTGACGGAAGGCGAGG AGCTGCCGAAGCTGGTGCTCACCTCCGCTCACGGCAG TGAGGCAGAGATATATCTCTATGGAGGTTGCATCACATCCTGGAAAGTTGCCAAAGACAAGGATCTCCTATTTGTTCGACCAGATGCTGTATTTAACAAGAAGAAACCAATAAG TGGAGGCGCCCCACATTGTTTCCCACAGTTTGGACCGGGTCCAATGCAGCAG CATGGATTTGCAAGGAATATGGATTGGTCCGTTGCTGAATCCCAAAGTGAGGATGGAAATCCAATTGTAACCCTAGAATTGAAGGATGGCCCTTACAGCCGTTCCATGTGGGATTTCAGCTTTCAAGCTTTGTACAAG ATCATCTTAAGAGAGAAGAGCCTTTCCACCGAGTTAATCATCACAAATACAGACACAAAACCATTTTCATTCAATACCGCCCTGCATACATACTTCCGT GCTTCTGTAACAGCTGCCTCTGTGAAAGGTTTGAAGGGTTGTAAGACATTGAACAAAGATCCTGATCCAAAAAACCCACTAGAGGGGAAGGAAGAaag GGACATTGTCACATTCCCTGGGTTTGTAGATTGCATTTATCTCAATGCTCCCAGTGAGGTGATTCTGGATAATGGCTTGGGAGATACTATATCCATCCAGAATACGAA TTGGTCGGATGCAGTCTTGTGGAACCCATATCTACAGATGGAAGCATGCTACAGAGACTTTGTTTGCGTTGAAAATGCCAAG ATTGGAAATGTCCAGCTAGAGCCTAAGCAGTCTTGGGTGGCCAAGCAGATACTTAGCGTTGCCTGA
- the LOC104414692 gene encoding laccase-11 encodes MSVRGENSFLRITLLLFGFFVCFTSSEAAIKKYQFDIQVKNVSRLCHAKPIVTVNGMYPGPTIYAREGDRVLINVTNHAQYNMSIHWHGLKQYRNGWADGPAYITQCPIQTGNSYTYDFNVTGQRGTLWWHAHILWLRATVHGAIVIMPPQGTPFPFPQPHSEQIILLGEWWNADVEAIEKQGNQMGLPPNMSDAHTINGKPGPLFPCSEKHTFAMEVEPGKTYLLRIINAALNDELFFAIAGHNMTVVEVDAVYAKPFSTDSILIAPGQTTNVLVQANRVPGRYFMAARSFIDAPVPVDNKTATAILQYKGIPNTVMPALAELPAPNDTAFALSYSQKLRSLNSPQFPANVPLNVSRNLFYTVGLGKNPCATCLNGTRFLASLNNISFTMPQVGLLQAHYFNTKGVFTADFPDKPPTPFNYTGAPLTANLKTSQGTRVSKIAFNSTVELVIQDTNLLTVESHPFHLHGYNFFVVGTGVGNFDPTKDPANYNLVDPMERNTVGVPTGGWTAIRFQANNPGVWFMHCHLELHTGWGLKTAFLVEDGPGPDQTVLPPPADLPPC; translated from the exons ATGTCGGTCCGTGGCGAGAACTCGTTTTTGAGAATAACCCTCCTGCTGTTCGGGTTCTTTGTGTGTTTCACTTCGTCCGAAGCTGCCATAAAGAAGTACCAATTTGAC ATTCAAGTGAAGAACGTGAGCAGATTGTGCCACGCCAAGCCAATCGTGACAGTGAATGGCATGTATCCAGGCCCGACCATATATGCCAGGGAAGGGGACCGAGTCCTTATTAATGTCACTAATCATGCACAATACAACATGTCAATTCACTG GCACGGATTAAAGCAGTATCGCAACGGCTGGGCCGACGGACCGGCCTACATAACGCAGTGCCCTATTCAAACTGGGAACAGCTACACCTACGACTTCAACGTGACGGGACAGAGGGGGACGCTGTGGTGGCACGCGCATATTCTATGGTTGAGGGCCACCGTGCATGGCGCGATCGTGATTATGCCACCGCAAGGCACGCCGTTCCCGTTCCCACAGCCACACAGCGAGCAAATCATTCTGCTCG GAGAATGGTGGAACGCAGATGTTGAAGCCATTGAGAAGCAAGGAAACCAAATGGGCTTGCCGCCAAACATGTCGGATGCTCACACGATCAACGGAAAACCAGGGCCCCTCTTCCCATGTTCCGAGAAGC ATACATTTGCGATGGAGGTCGAGCCAGGGAAGACCTATCTCCTGAGGATCATCAATGCTGCCCTCAATGACGAGCTCTTCTTCGCAATTGCGGGCCACAACATGACGGTGGTCGAGGTGGACGCGGTCTACGCGAAGCCGTTCAGCACGGACTCCATCCTCATCGCCCCTGGCCAGACCACCAACGTGCTGGTCCAAGCCAACAGAGTGCCGGGCAGGTACTTCATGGCGGCAAGGTCGTTCATAGATGCGCCAGTCCCGGTGGACAACAAGACCGCCACCGCGATACTGCAATACAAAGGTATTCCGAACACGGTCATGCCCGCCCTCGCCGAATTGCCCGCCCCGAACGACACCGCCTTCGCCCTGAGCTACAGTCAGAAGCTCAGGAGCCTGAACTCGCCGCAGTTCCCGGCCAACGTCCCTCTGAATGTCAGCCGCAACCTGTTCTACACGGTCGGGCTAGGCAAGAACCCGTGCGCGACCTGCCTTAACGGGACGCGCTTCCTCGCCTCCCTGAACAACATCTCCTTCACGATGCCCCAGGTCGGGCTGCTCCAAGCCCACTACTTCAACACGAAGGGCGTGTTCACCGCCGACTTCCCCGACAAGCCCCCGACCCCGTTCAACTACACCGGCGCCCCGCTCACGGCCAACCTCAAGACCTCGCAGGGCACCCGGGTCAGCAAGATCGCCTTCAACTCCACCGTCGAGCTCGTCATCCAGGACACCAACCTCCTGACCGTCGAGTCCCACCCCTTCCACCTCCACGGCTACAACTTCTTCGTGGTCGGGACCGGCGTCGGGAACTTCGACCCGACCAAGGACCCCGCCAACTACAACCTGGTCGACCCGATGGAGCGGAACACGGTGGGCGTCCCGACCGGCGGCTGGACCGCCATCCGCTTCCAAGCAAACAACCCAG GGGTCTGGTTCATGCACTGTCATCTGGAGCTCCACACCGGATGGGGACTGAAGACTGCGTTCTTAGTGGAGGACGGGCCAGGACCCGATCAGACCGTTCTGCCGCCACCCGCCGATCTCCCGCCATGctaa